The following are encoded in a window of Cygnus atratus isolate AKBS03 ecotype Queensland, Australia chromosome 8, CAtr_DNAZoo_HiC_assembly, whole genome shotgun sequence genomic DNA:
- the DHCR24 gene encoding delta(24)-sterol reductase: MSALWSLCAGLLLLLLWVRHRGLEAVLVHHRWVFVCLFLLPLSILFDVYYQLRAWAVRRLHSAPRLHAQRVRHIQGQVREWKNEGSKRYMCTGRPGWLTVSLRVGKYKKVHKNIMINLMDVLEVDSERQVVRVEPLVTMGQLTAYLNPMGWTIPVVPELDDLTVGGLIMGTGIESSSHIYGLFQHTCVAYELVLADGSLVRCSPTENSDLFYAVPWSCGTLGFLVAAEIKMIPAKKYVKIHYKPVRGLQNICEKFTEESKKKENNFVEGLVYSLDEAVIMTGVLTDEAEQSKINRIGNYYKPWFFKHVEKYLKADRTGTEYIPSRHYYHRHTRSIFWELQDIIPFGNNPVFRYLFGWMVPPKISLLKLTQGEAIRKLYEQHHVVQDMLVPMKSLEKSIQTFHVDLNVYPLWLCPFILPNNPGMVHPKGNETELYVDIGAYGEPKRKQFEARASMRQMEKFVRSVHGFQMLYADCYMTREEFWDMFDGSLYHKLREQMNCKDAFPEVYDKICKAARH; this comes from the exons ATGTCGGCGCTGTGGTCGCTGTGcgccgggctgctgctgctgctgctgtgggtgcgGCACCGCGGGCTGGAGGCCGTGCTGGTGCACCACCGCTGGGTCTTCgtctgcctcttcctcctgccgCTCTCCATCCTCTTCGACGTGTACTACCAGCTGCGCGCCTGGGCCGTGCGGCGCCTGCACAGCGCCCCGCGGCTGCACGCCCAGCGGGTCCGGCACATCCAGGGGCag GTTCGGGAGTGGAAAAATGAAGGCAGCAAGAGGTACATGTGCACCGGCCGGCCCGGCTGGCTGACCGTGTCGCTCCGTGTGGGGAAGTATAAGAAGGTCCACAAGAACATCATGATCAACCTCATGGATGTCCTGGAAGTGGACAGCGAAAGACAG gTTGTTCGTGTGGAACCTTTGGTCACCATGGGCCAGTTGACTGCGTACCTGAATCCTATGGGCTGGACTATTCCTGTGGTGCCAGAGCTCGATGACCTTACAGTAG GTGGTTTGATCATGGGAACCGGCATTGAGTCTTCATCCCATATCTATGGACTTTTTCAACATACCTGTGTGGCCTATGAACTTGTTCTTGCTGATGGAAGCCTTGTGAGATGTTCACCA ACTGAAAATTCAGACCTATTTTATGCAGTGCCTTGGTCTTGTGGTACTCTGGGTTTCCTGgttgcagcagaaataaaaatgattcctGCCAAGAAATACGTCAAAATCCATTATAAGCCTGTAAGAGGACTGCAGAATATTTGTGAAAAGTTTACCGAAGAGTCtaagaaaaaggagaataattTTGTGGAAGGACTTGTATATTCCTTGGACGAAGCAGTCATCATGACAGGAGTCCTGACTGATGAAGCTGAACAAAGCAAG ATAAACAGAATTGGCAACTACTACAAGCCATGGTTCTTCAAGCATGTGGAGAAGTATTTGAAAGCTGACAGGACTGGAACTGAATACATTCCCTCAAGACATTATTACCATAGACATACACGTAGCATCTTCTGGGAACTCCAG GATATCATTCCTTTTGGCAATAACCCCGTTTTCCGCTACCTGTTTGGCTGGATGGTTCCTCCAAAAATCTCTTTGTTAAAACTCACCCAAGGAGAAGCGATCCGAAAGCTGTACGAGCAGCATCACGTTGTACAAGACATGCTGGTCCCGATGAAGAGCCTTGAAAAATCTATCCAAACCTTCCACGTTGACCTTAAT GTATACCCTCTTTGGTTATGCCCTTTCATATTGCCCAATAATCCTGGTATGGTCCACCCAAAAGGGAACGAAACAGAGCTCTACGTGGATATCGGAGCTTATGGAGAGcccaaaaggaaacaatttgaAGCCAGGGCTTCAATGAGGCAAATGGAAAAGTTTGTAAGAAGCGTGCATGG tttccaGATGCTGTATGCAGATTGCTATATGACCCGTGAGGAGTTCTGGGATATGTTTGATGGCTCGTTATACCACAAGCTGAGGGAGCAAATGAATTGCAAGGATGCCTTTCCAGAAGTGTATGACAAAATCTGCAAAGCTGCCAGGCACTGA